ATGATagacaaattaatttaaatgatctTGCCAAGCAGTTAGGTGTTGGGAGTGGAAATCTTCGGTTTGCTGATGAAACAGCCATGCTAGACAAACTGAAAGTTGGCCAAGGCTGTGCCACACCTTTGGCACTCTTCTGTGATGACGGAGATGTGAAATTTGTACTGGATTCAGCTTTTTTGGAAGGTGGACACGAAAAGGTGTACTTTCATCCAATGACCAATTCTGCAaccatgggattgagccctgaagaCTTTCTCACATTTGTGAAAAAGACAGGACATGATCCCATAATACTACGTTTTGATGAAAACAACTAATTGGGCTGAAATTTAGGATACATTCATTTCTGAAAGTGATTTTCttacttgtaatttttaaaaagcattaaaagtgATAATATTTAGTACCTTGGTTTGGTGACTAAATCATTTTAGAAGGAACACTTCCTTTCAAAGgagctgcttttttttaaaattattattattactttttaagtaatctttacaccaatgtagggctcaaactcacaaccttgagatccagagtcacgtgttcaactgactgagccagtcaggtgccctatAAAGGGCTGCTTTTAAAAAGACACACTGAGGTAGTTTGAGTTCAGAGTCCACCTCCAATCCCCCATGACCAATACTCACTATAGGAATGCTTTCAACAAATAAGAGAttaacagggggatccctgggtggctcagtggtttggcgcctggctTTGTTCTGGGCgcaattctggagtcctgggat
The Canis lupus dingo isolate Sandy chromosome 10, ASM325472v2, whole genome shotgun sequence genome window above contains:
- the LOC112672440 gene encoding prolyl-tRNA synthetase associated domain-containing protein 1, translating into MAGADLRAALEQRLGALAIRTEVVEHPEVFTVEEMMPHIQHLKGAHSKNLFLKDKKKKGYWLVTVLHDRQINLNDLAKQLGVGSGNLRFADETAMLDKLKVGQGCATPLALFCDDGDVKFVLDSAFLEGGHEKVYFHPMTNSATMGLSPEDFLTFVKKTGHDPIILRFDENN